The nucleotide sequence ATTCCAGAAAGTATCGATGTGAAAGATGAAGATTAAAAGAAAAAATTTTCAAAATAATGATTAATTTGCAGGGTAATAGGACTTTATATCTAGGTATGAATAGTCTATAATAGACATATAATCTAATAATCTAAAGCGAAAAGGCAAACCCACTGAAAAGCGGGGACGCAAAACCACGGGTCTAAGGCACTATGCTAAGATTGCCGGGTTACCGAAGTTTTTATGGTGGTATTCGTTTTGGATGTCACTTTTTTTATGGGGGAAAAACCAATGATTGGGCAAATAGTAAATTTAGATAAAAAGCCTTTAGTTCGAGAAATTTTGAATACGCTTTGGATGATTGTTGGTTTATACGTCCTGATGACCTCCTTAAATATGATTTTTACTTCACAGGATACTGGACTATTCTTTCAAAAAGTGGTGTTATCCCCAACTATTGAACTGATTTTAACAGTACTCGTATTAGAATTGGTTACCTATAAAGAAGTCGAATATGTGGATTATATTCTTATTACGGGAATGAACGTAATCGCTTGTATTATCATGTTAGCGATTTACGATAAGCCGATGACGACATTTATACTCATATTTCCGATTCTCTTATCTTTATTTTTTTATAAAATGCGCCTTTTAATTTATTCGGTAGTAATCGCTTTTATTTCTGTTGTATTCGTGTACTTGTTTTCCTACCAAAAATATGTAGAACTTTCTGCTTCCGATTTCATTTTGACCTTTGCATTGTTAATTGGAACGGCTTTTATTATCAGTCGATTTATGCAGCATAACTTCCAAGTACGGAATAAACTGATGGAAATTATGGAAGAGAAACAGGAATTGACGTTGAAAAACGTTCACATGGAGCGACTAAATCGGATTGATCCCGTTACAGAGCTGTACAATCACCGTTCGTTTCACGAACACTTGGATTCGATTTTCCGAATAGAGAATCCGGAGCAATTAGAGGTGCATGTAGCGGTTTTAGATATTGATAATTTTAAATCCGTAAATGATCGCTTCGGCCACCTCGCTGGAGATCGAGTGATTGCGATTGTTGCGAGACAAATTCATCAACATTTATCTGCAGATGATTTTCCTTCCCGATATGGGGGAGAAGAATTCTCCATCGTAAGCATCGGAAAGACCACGATGGAATTCTATCAGCAAGTGGAAGAAATAAGAGTAAACCTATCGCAAGTCCATCATAAAGAATTGAATGGAGAGCAGGTTACGATAAGTATCGGTGTGCAAAAATTAGAAGCAGGAATGGATAAAGAAGCTTTATTCAGCGCTGCAGATGCTTCA is from Radiobacillus kanasensis and encodes:
- a CDS encoding GGDEF domain-containing protein, translating into MIGQIVNLDKKPLVREILNTLWMIVGLYVLMTSLNMIFTSQDTGLFFQKVVLSPTIELILTVLVLELVTYKEVEYVDYILITGMNVIACIIMLAIYDKPMTTFILIFPILLSLFFYKMRLLIYSVVIAFISVVFVYLFSYQKYVELSASDFILTFALLIGTAFIISRFMQHNFQVRNKLMEIMEEKQELTLKNVHMERLNRIDPVTELYNHRSFHEHLDSIFRIENPEQLEVHVAVLDIDNFKSVNDRFGHLAGDRVIAIVARQIHQHLSADDFPSRYGGEEFSIVSIGKTTMEFYQQVEEIRVNLSQVHHKELNGEQVTISIGVQKLEAGMDKEALFSAADASLYMAKGTGKNNTVVNRGNFWPESATN